A genomic region of Canis aureus isolate CA01 chromosome 16, VMU_Caureus_v.1.0, whole genome shotgun sequence contains the following coding sequences:
- the CYGB gene encoding cytoglobin isoform X1 produces MEKVPGEMEIERRERSEELSEAERKAVQATWARLYANCEDVGVAILVRFFVNFPSAKQYFSQFKHMTEPLEMERSPQLRKHACRVMGALNTVVENLHDPEKVSSVLALVGKAHALKHKVEPVYFKILSGVILEVIAEEFANDFPPETQRAWAKLRSLIYSHVTAAYKEVGWVQQVPNTTTPPATLPSSGP; encoded by the exons ATGGAGAAAGTGCCGGGCGAGATGGAGATTGAGCGCAGGGAGCGGAGCGAGGAGCTGTCCGAGGCGGAGAGGAAGGCGGTGCAGGCTACGTGGGCCCGGCTCTATGCCAACTGCGAGGACGTGGGGGTGGCCATCCTGGTGAG GTTCTTTGTGAACTTTCCATCGGCCAAGCAGTACTTCAGCCAGTTCAAGCACATGACAGAGCCCCTGGAGATGGAGCGGAGCCCCCAGCTGCGGAAACACGCCTGCCGGGTCATGGGGGCCCTCAACACTGTCGTGGAGAACCTACACGACCCGGAGAAGGTGTCCTCCGTGCTCGCCCTTGTGGGCAAAGCCCACGCCCTCAAGCACAAGGTGGAGCCTGTGTACTTCAAG ATCCTCTCTGGGGTGATTCTGGAGGTGATCGCCGAGGAATTTGCCAATGACTTCCCACCTGAGACGCAGAGAGCCTGGGCCAAGCTGCGTAGCCTCATCTACAGCCATGTGACCGCTGCCTACAAAGAAGTGGGCTGGGTACAGCAGGTCCCCAACACCACCAC CCCACCGGCCACGCTGCCCTCTTCGGGGCCGTAG
- the CYGB gene encoding cytoglobin isoform X2, which produces MEKVPGEMEIERRERSEELSEAERKAVQATWARLYANCEDVGVAILVRFFVNFPSAKQYFSQFKHMTEPLEMERSPQLRKHACRVMGALNTVVENLHDPEKVSSVLALVGKAHALKHKVEPVYFKILSGVILEVIAEEFANDFPPETQRAWAKLRSLIYSHVTAAYKEVGWVQQVPNTTT; this is translated from the exons ATGGAGAAAGTGCCGGGCGAGATGGAGATTGAGCGCAGGGAGCGGAGCGAGGAGCTGTCCGAGGCGGAGAGGAAGGCGGTGCAGGCTACGTGGGCCCGGCTCTATGCCAACTGCGAGGACGTGGGGGTGGCCATCCTGGTGAG GTTCTTTGTGAACTTTCCATCGGCCAAGCAGTACTTCAGCCAGTTCAAGCACATGACAGAGCCCCTGGAGATGGAGCGGAGCCCCCAGCTGCGGAAACACGCCTGCCGGGTCATGGGGGCCCTCAACACTGTCGTGGAGAACCTACACGACCCGGAGAAGGTGTCCTCCGTGCTCGCCCTTGTGGGCAAAGCCCACGCCCTCAAGCACAAGGTGGAGCCTGTGTACTTCAAG ATCCTCTCTGGGGTGATTCTGGAGGTGATCGCCGAGGAATTTGCCAATGACTTCCCACCTGAGACGCAGAGAGCCTGGGCCAAGCTGCGTAGCCTCATCTACAGCCATGTGACCGCTGCCTACAAAGAAGTGGGCTGGGTACAGCAGGTCCCCAACACCACCACGTga
- the PRCD gene encoding photoreceptor disk component PRCD: MCTTLFLLSTLAMLWRRRFANRVQPEPSGADGAVVGSRSERDLQSSGRKEEPLK; the protein is encoded by the exons ATGTGCACCACCCTCTTCCTACTCAGCACCTTGGCCATGCTCTGGCGCCGCCGGTTCGCCAACCGGGTCCAACC GGAGCCCAGCGGAGCAGACGGGGCAGTCGTGGGCAGCAGGTCGGAGAGAGACCTCCAGTCCTCGGGCAG AAAGGAAGAGCCTCTGAAGTAA